The following proteins are encoded in a genomic region of Sorangiineae bacterium MSr12523:
- a CDS encoding GNAT family N-acetyltransferase: MKKSPPPSLAVFDEQIRRNAQPSTPGTRAEWDATILRHVNPDSDGECSVIWSELDAATADDAIAAQVAYFSRLGRSFEWKYHRHDGPSNLPERLVAAGFEAGEPESVMVANAADIAIDVILPESIRIETITDAAGIARMVALHDQVFGESRPDFGESLLAQLTDSPDSMVPLLVLDGDRPVCSARIEFHRGTEFASLWGGGTLESHRGRGIYRALVAHRARLAVDRSIRYLHVDAMPDSRPILERLGFIELTTTTPYIKSV, encoded by the coding sequence ATGAAGAAAAGCCCCCCGCCATCGCTCGCCGTGTTCGACGAACAGATCCGCCGCAACGCCCAACCGAGTACCCCCGGCACCCGTGCCGAATGGGACGCGACCATTCTCCGCCACGTCAATCCCGACTCCGACGGTGAATGCTCCGTCATCTGGTCCGAACTCGATGCGGCCACGGCCGACGATGCCATTGCCGCGCAAGTCGCCTATTTTTCCCGATTGGGCCGCTCGTTCGAGTGGAAATACCATCGCCACGATGGCCCTTCGAACCTTCCCGAACGCCTCGTCGCCGCCGGATTCGAAGCCGGCGAGCCCGAATCCGTCATGGTCGCAAACGCCGCAGACATCGCCATCGACGTCATTTTGCCCGAAAGCATCCGCATCGAAACCATCACCGACGCCGCGGGCATCGCGCGCATGGTCGCTCTGCATGACCAAGTCTTCGGCGAAAGCCGCCCCGACTTCGGCGAAAGCCTCCTTGCCCAACTCACCGACTCCCCCGACTCGATGGTCCCGTTGCTCGTTCTCGACGGCGACCGCCCCGTGTGTTCCGCCCGCATCGAATTCCACCGCGGCACCGAATTCGCCAGCCTCTGGGGCGGCGGCACCCTCGAATCCCACCGCGGCCGCGGCATCTACCGCGCCCTCGTCGCCCACCGCGCCCGTCTCGCCGTGGACCGCAGCATTCGCTATCTCCACGTCGACGCCATGCCCGACAGCCGACCTATCCTCGAGCGCCTCGGCTTCATCGAACTAACCACGACCACGCCATACATCAAATCAGTTTAA
- a CDS encoding GH92 family glycosyl hydrolase, with protein MKVLRNSAPAAFSAVSISLGTLFFACSDSSDSPIGNPPGGSAHDAAPDAPSTAEGGAAIDAAGDAADAAPLEHYERLVNTFIGTKDDGNTFPGAAAPFGMTQVSPIGAHYAGYLYNNSIIKGFGHFFISGAGCWEQGGQISVLPTVGTLGPTGSDFDVSSPATFDHTKYGADYTHDGEVGQAGYFKVRLTKYGGIDAENTALTRATSERYTFGSAAQGNVFVNVGQANDKHDVKASSITVVDDHTLEGYVDTQSFCGGTRYKTYFQIKADRPFKAQGTWSPAGGDAHSKHSEGGEGLRGAWITFDTASEKSVTLTTAISHVDLDGARKNLNAEGMRDGKLKTFDAVRQESQAAWQRELARVKVDGGSSDQRTVFYTALYHAFLQPLTGNDVDGRYVGFDKAIHQASGFTYYEFFSLWDTYRAQNQFLALVLPSRARDIAKSILAIHDQGGWLPRWAYANFETNCMTGDPVTSFMADLWSYGLLQGEEEHAYQAMLQNAEQLPPADSRSQGRAGNTTYIPKGFAFYDKNFVKKGQDADPQHGGSATLEYAVSDCALSAMAKALNHTDDAARLQKRGQNWTAVWDDTVEDKDHGGPYKGFPRPRTQDGNFYTPPDKPYTPTSEDGFHEGTAWQYQWLVPQDAAGLAEKMGGREQATKRLDTFFAYDDLLVDPRKTAHEKWVVGPYAYYNQFRYNPNNEPDLHSAFMYAVLGQPYKTAVVLDAAQTLFTNAPNGVTGNDDLGTMSAWYLFDVMGLYPFMPGSGNFLLHPPRFARVDVQLENGQHIVLNAPGAGFDKVRFVDQVRVGGEVLDKVYVPVAKLQSGQVVDYTLTDQIRADGWGTASEAAPPSLCPVTH; from the coding sequence ATGAAGGTATTGCGAAACAGCGCGCCGGCCGCGTTTTCGGCGGTCTCCATTTCCCTCGGAACCCTTTTCTTCGCCTGTTCGGATTCGTCCGATTCGCCGATAGGCAATCCTCCAGGCGGAAGTGCGCACGATGCGGCGCCGGATGCCCCTTCCACCGCGGAGGGAGGCGCCGCGATTGACGCTGCGGGTGATGCGGCCGACGCCGCACCGCTCGAGCACTACGAACGACTCGTCAACACGTTCATCGGCACCAAGGACGATGGCAATACCTTCCCCGGAGCGGCGGCGCCCTTCGGAATGACGCAGGTGAGCCCCATTGGGGCGCATTACGCAGGTTACCTCTACAACAATTCCATCATCAAAGGCTTTGGGCACTTCTTCATATCGGGCGCGGGGTGCTGGGAGCAGGGCGGACAGATATCCGTGCTCCCCACGGTGGGAACCCTCGGCCCCACAGGAAGTGATTTCGACGTCTCGTCTCCGGCCACCTTCGATCACACCAAATATGGTGCTGACTACACCCATGATGGCGAGGTAGGGCAGGCCGGGTACTTCAAGGTTCGTTTGACCAAATACGGCGGTATCGATGCGGAGAATACCGCTCTCACCCGCGCCACGTCGGAGCGCTATACCTTTGGTAGCGCTGCGCAAGGCAATGTGTTCGTCAACGTGGGGCAGGCGAACGACAAGCACGACGTGAAGGCGAGCAGCATCACCGTCGTGGACGATCACACGCTCGAAGGCTACGTCGATACCCAGAGCTTTTGCGGCGGCACACGTTACAAGACGTATTTTCAGATCAAGGCCGATCGACCATTCAAGGCTCAGGGCACGTGGAGCCCGGCCGGCGGCGACGCCCATTCGAAGCACAGCGAAGGCGGCGAAGGGCTTCGCGGGGCCTGGATCACCTTCGATACGGCGAGCGAGAAATCGGTGACGTTGACGACGGCCATTTCCCACGTCGACCTCGATGGCGCGCGCAAGAACCTGAATGCCGAAGGAATGCGAGACGGCAAGCTCAAGACCTTCGATGCCGTGCGGCAGGAGAGCCAGGCGGCGTGGCAGAGAGAGCTCGCCCGCGTGAAGGTCGACGGAGGCAGTAGCGACCAAAGGACCGTATTTTACACGGCCCTCTACCATGCTTTTCTCCAGCCCCTCACGGGCAACGACGTGGACGGGCGATACGTGGGATTCGACAAGGCCATCCACCAAGCGAGCGGCTTTACCTATTACGAGTTCTTCTCGCTATGGGACACGTACCGCGCGCAAAACCAGTTTCTCGCGCTGGTGTTGCCCTCGCGGGCGCGTGACATTGCCAAGTCCATCCTTGCCATCCACGATCAGGGCGGCTGGCTTCCGCGTTGGGCATATGCCAATTTCGAGACCAACTGCATGACCGGCGATCCGGTCACCTCGTTCATGGCCGATCTCTGGAGTTATGGGCTCCTGCAAGGCGAGGAGGAGCATGCGTACCAAGCCATGCTCCAAAATGCGGAGCAGCTTCCGCCGGCCGATTCACGCTCGCAAGGGCGGGCGGGCAATACGACGTACATCCCCAAGGGATTCGCGTTTTACGACAAGAATTTCGTCAAGAAGGGGCAGGACGCGGATCCCCAGCACGGCGGTTCGGCGACACTGGAGTACGCGGTCTCGGATTGTGCACTCTCGGCCATGGCCAAGGCGTTGAACCATACCGACGATGCGGCGAGGCTCCAGAAACGCGGACAGAATTGGACGGCGGTGTGGGACGATACCGTGGAAGACAAAGACCACGGGGGCCCGTACAAAGGTTTCCCGCGCCCGCGCACGCAGGATGGCAACTTTTACACGCCGCCCGACAAGCCGTACACGCCCACGTCCGAGGACGGCTTCCACGAAGGAACGGCGTGGCAATACCAATGGCTCGTTCCCCAGGATGCCGCTGGTCTCGCCGAAAAAATGGGCGGGCGAGAGCAGGCGACGAAACGGCTCGATACGTTCTTCGCCTATGACGATCTGCTCGTCGATCCACGCAAGACGGCGCACGAGAAATGGGTCGTGGGGCCGTATGCGTATTATAACCAATTCCGATACAATCCGAACAACGAGCCGGACCTGCACAGCGCATTCATGTACGCGGTGCTCGGGCAACCCTACAAGACAGCGGTGGTGCTCGACGCCGCGCAAACACTGTTCACCAATGCGCCCAATGGCGTCACCGGCAACGACGACCTGGGCACCATGTCGGCGTGGTACCTGTTCGACGTGATGGGCCTTTATCCTTTCATGCCGGGCTCGGGGAATTTCCTTCTGCATCCGCCCCGCTTCGCGCGGGTGGACGTCCAATTGGAAAACGGCCAGCACATCGTGCTGAACGCACCGGGGGCGGGGTTCGACAAAGTGCGCTTCGTCGACCAGGTTCGCGTGGGCGGGGAGGTGCTCGACAAGGTCTACGTGCCCGTCGCGAAGCTCCAATCCGGCCAAGTCGTGGACTACACGCTGACCGATCAAATCCGTGCGGATGGCTGGGGGACCGCTTCGGAGGCGGCGCCGCCATCCTTGTGCCCGGTCACGCATTAA
- a CDS encoding FAD-dependent monooxygenase, with translation MRNETADVAIVGAGPTGLLLAIELVLGGASVVVLDRLAAPDQTIKAGAMGALAGEALERRGLGPNMDAEERAMLDTVRAMAKSAGPEGEELAKRLGKIGGHFAGLFLIDQTRQREPHRRFRGVRQQALERILGERVRVMGIDVRREQEVIDFRDDGHGVTLDVRTPQGTRTLRCAYLVGCDGGRSIVRKRAGFEFPGTDPTITGHQAIVELDHPERLLPLGWRRTPVGMFAFGPVPGRIFVVQFDGPPPDRDAPITREEVEGALRRVSGADVRITAMQTATRFTDNARQATEYRRGRVLLAGDAAHVHSPFGGQGLNLGLLDAVNLGWKLAATVRGWAPAALLDTYTAERHGVAAAVLENTRAQIALMRPDVFTTALRKIVSDIMALDEGNRFFGDMLSGLPTRYDLGSDDPRVGRLVANLALSLPDGEAGLYSLMHEGTGLLVDGTGGAASALAAPWSARVRVVRVTAVSPASSLLVRPDGCIAWTGDGADTAGLESALARWFGAPHSP, from the coding sequence ATGCGAAACGAAACGGCAGATGTCGCCATCGTGGGCGCAGGGCCCACGGGACTTCTTTTGGCCATCGAACTGGTGCTCGGCGGTGCGTCCGTGGTGGTGCTCGATCGGCTCGCCGCGCCCGACCAGACGATCAAAGCCGGCGCGATGGGCGCACTTGCCGGGGAGGCGCTCGAGCGCCGTGGATTGGGACCGAACATGGACGCCGAAGAGCGCGCGATGCTCGACACAGTTCGCGCGATGGCCAAGAGCGCAGGACCGGAGGGCGAGGAGCTCGCGAAGAGGCTCGGCAAGATTGGCGGGCACTTCGCCGGCCTCTTTCTCATCGACCAGACGAGGCAGCGCGAGCCACACCGACGCTTTCGCGGCGTGCGGCAGCAGGCGCTCGAGCGCATCTTGGGCGAACGCGTGCGGGTGATGGGCATCGACGTGCGCCGTGAGCAAGAGGTCATCGACTTCCGCGACGATGGTCACGGCGTCACGCTCGACGTGCGCACGCCGCAGGGCACGCGAACGCTGCGCTGCGCGTACCTCGTGGGGTGCGACGGCGGCCGCAGCATCGTGCGCAAACGCGCGGGCTTCGAGTTTCCTGGCACCGATCCGACCATCACGGGACACCAGGCCATCGTGGAATTGGATCATCCGGAGCGCCTTTTGCCGCTCGGCTGGCGGCGCACGCCGGTGGGAATGTTCGCCTTTGGCCCGGTGCCTGGCCGCATTTTCGTGGTTCAATTCGATGGGCCGCCACCGGATCGCGATGCGCCCATCACGCGCGAAGAGGTGGAAGGCGCCCTGCGGCGCGTGTCCGGGGCCGATGTTCGCATCACCGCAATGCAAACCGCCACGCGCTTTACCGACAACGCGCGGCAGGCCACGGAGTACCGTCGCGGGCGCGTGCTGCTCGCCGGTGATGCTGCGCACGTGCACTCGCCCTTCGGAGGGCAGGGACTCAACCTCGGTCTGCTCGATGCGGTGAACCTCGGGTGGAAACTCGCGGCCACCGTGCGCGGGTGGGCGCCGGCCGCGCTGCTCGACACCTACACTGCGGAGCGCCACGGCGTGGCAGCCGCCGTCCTCGAGAACACGCGCGCCCAAATCGCGCTGATGCGGCCGGACGTCTTCACCACGGCCCTGCGCAAGATCGTGTCCGACATCATGGCACTCGACGAGGGAAACCGCTTCTTCGGCGACATGCTGAGCGGCCTTCCCACGCGCTACGATCTGGGCAGTGACGATCCGCGGGTGGGAAGGCTGGTCGCAAACCTCGCGCTATCGTTGCCCGACGGCGAGGCAGGTTTGTACTCGCTGATGCACGAGGGCACGGGTCTGCTCGTCGACGGCACCGGCGGCGCAGCCAGCGCACTCGCCGCGCCGTGGTCCGCACGTGTCCGCGTCGTGCGCGTCACCGCCGTCAGCCCAGCGAGCTCGCTGCTCGTGCGCCCCGACGGCTGCATCGCGTGGACGGGCGATGGTGCGGACACGGCGGGCCTGGAGTCGGCCCTCGCGCGCTGGTTTGGCGCCCCGCATTCCCCTTAA
- a CDS encoding TetR/AcrR family transcriptional regulator, producing MANDDGLRARKKRETRELISAVATALFTQRGFDAVTIAEIAEVANVSKVTVFNYFPRKEDLFFDREEEMREVARDALARRPRGRSPLAALCDLARELLEREHPFAKFTDGVSQFWSTVEASPSLRARAREMRDEFDVDLAAMIADAVGERKDDIVARILATGLSTAWILAYAEAMRRHRRGDAASKVRATFLKRLERALTVVRNGTKGTPYE from the coding sequence ATGGCGAACGACGATGGCTTGCGGGCGCGGAAAAAGCGGGAAACGCGTGAGCTGATCTCCGCCGTGGCCACCGCGCTTTTCACCCAGCGCGGGTTCGACGCCGTGACCATCGCGGAGATCGCCGAGGTCGCCAACGTTTCCAAGGTTACCGTATTCAATTATTTCCCGCGCAAGGAGGACCTCTTCTTCGATCGCGAGGAGGAGATGCGTGAGGTCGCCCGCGACGCGCTTGCCCGCCGTCCGCGTGGTCGATCGCCATTGGCCGCCCTGTGCGATCTCGCGCGCGAGCTGCTGGAGCGTGAGCATCCCTTCGCCAAGTTCACGGACGGCGTTTCGCAATTCTGGAGCACGGTCGAGGCCAGTCCTTCGCTCCGCGCCCGGGCTCGCGAAATGCGGGACGAGTTCGACGTGGACCTCGCCGCCATGATCGCCGACGCGGTCGGGGAACGAAAGGACGACATCGTCGCGCGCATCCTCGCCACGGGCTTGTCGACAGCGTGGATTCTCGCCTACGCCGAGGCCATGCGCAGACACCGCCGGGGCGATGCCGCCTCCAAGGTGCGCGCGACGTTCTTGAAACGACTCGAGCGTGCCCTCACCGTCGTTCGCAACGGCACGAAGGGCACGCCCTACGAATGA